Part of the Rhodopirellula islandica genome is shown below.
ATTCCTCGGCCGGGGGGATCGTCAGCCAGGGTTCCCGTGCAATCGGAAATTCTTCCCCGTTGGCGCCCTGAAAACGTAGAAAAGGTCCCTTTAGTGGAAGGGAAGGCTTTTCCTCGATCTACCCTAATGAAACCGGGGTTTGACTCGGTGTGCAGCTAGGAACGCTCCATTTGAGTGAACTTGAATGGCTCGGCGTGCGTCACAGTCAGTGCCGTAGTTGGGTCGGTTCCGGTCACTTTGCCAGCCAAAGAGGTGAATAATGTCTCGCGATGAAACACTGAAAAAGCTTCGGGTCACGTTGCTCCGGCGTCGGGATGCGCTTCGAAGGGCTTTGGAGGGCGATCTCAGCCTGTTGCAGGAACTTCACAATCAGAAAACCGGCGACGCTCTGGATGCCGCCGCGGATACGGTCCAGGACGAACTGAACAGTCAGTTGGTTGAGGTCGAAAGCCGCGAATTGCTAGCAATCGAAGAAGCGATCGCGAGGTTCGAGGAAGGGCGATTTGGTGAGTGTGAAGATTGCGGGAAGCCCATTCCGTTGAACCGTCTCCGAGCCATTCCGTACGCGATGGATTGCATCACTTGCCGTCGCGCGGCGGAGCGAGAGGGGGCTTCTGGGGTGGTTGCGCCGACTGAATGGAATCGCATTTTCGATACACCGGAAGTGGATCCAGCGGTTTGATTCGAAGGAGTCTCGCTTTGGCACGCTCGTCGGACGCCGATTTAGCGAAAGTTGCTGTTTGACCGGGCGGCGATTGGGTTGCCCGGTGTGAGACGTGCGTGTTGATTCGTTAGGATGCGGCAAACAGGTTGATCAATATTGTGTGATCAGCTGGACTTTGTTTCTCAACGAAAATCGTATCAGCACATGGATCTGCGTCATCACGTTCGTGACATCCCGGATTATCCCAAGCCCGGCATTCTTTTTCGGGACATCACTCCCCTGCTCGCTCATCCGGATGCGCTCAATGCGGCGGTCGATGAGATGGCGAAGCCTTTTCTCGACCAGAAGATCGACGTGGTCGCGGCCGCCGAAGCTCGAGGATTCATCTTCGGAACGCCCTTGGCGATGCGGCTCAACGCGGGGTTCGTGCCGATCCGAAAACCGGGCAAGCTGCCCTTCGATTTGCACTCCTTTGCGTACGAACTGGAGTACGGCACCGACGAGTTGCAAATTCACGTGGATGGAATCAAACCCGGCCAACGGGTGTTGATTGTGGATGACCTGTTGGCCACCGGGGGAACGGTGGAAGCCTGTTTGCGTCTGCTGGAAAAATGCGACGCTGAAATTGTCGGCTGCTCGTTCTTGATCCATCTGGTCGCCTTGGGAGGCGAAGCTCGTTTGTCGCCGTACCACATTCACAGTGTGTTGGAATACGGTGGCGATGATGCGGAGGATGAACTCAGCATCCAAAACCGGCCGCCCGGACCGAGTGTTTGATTCAAGTGGCTCAGGGTCACAGGTCACAGGTCACAGGTCACAGGACTGGCGGGGTGATTGTTCGCCCCGCAGTGGTTCATCTGCCGTTGCGGTGAGCGATCAAGCTGCGCAGAGTTGTCATCGCGGTTCGAGCGTTGCGGGAGTATTCAGGGGCTCGCAGGTCAGCGTTGTAGTGCGTGGGCACTTCCATGATCGTCAGCGCTGACTTCGCAACTTTGGCGGTGATCTCGGCGTCGATTCCAGGTCCGGTTTCAGTCAACGGCAAGGAGCGGATCAAATCGCCCAAGAAGACTTTGTGGCCGGTTTCGAGATCCGAAAGGTGCAGTCCGGTGGTCATGTTGCTGCAGGAGGTCAGGCAGCGGTTGACGATGCGGCACATTCGGTTGCCCAGTCCACCACGCAAGTTGTTTTGGTGTGATCCGCCGCGACGCATGGAGCGTGAACCATAAACGACATCGGCTTGTTCTTCGAGAATGGGCCAGATCGCGCCGAGTAGATCGGCTGGGTCGTAGGCCATGTCTGCGTCTTGAATGGCAACGACGTGGCCACGGGTGTGACGCAAAGCCATGCGGATGGTGGAACCGCGGCCATGATGACGCAGTCGTCGCAGGATGGTGCGGTTGGGCCGCAAAGGCAACCCACGCAGGTAATGCCAACTTCCATCCACGCTGCCGTCATCGACCAGGATGGTTTCCGTTGCCGGAGGCATGACTTCTTCGATGCGATCAATCACTTCGGGAATGAATTCCCGGCAATTGTGAATGGGAACGATGACCGAGAC
Proteins encoded:
- a CDS encoding TraR/DksA family transcriptional regulator; the protein is MSRDETLKKLRVTLLRRRDALRRALEGDLSLLQELHNQKTGDALDAAADTVQDELNSQLVEVESRELLAIEEAIARFEEGRFGECEDCGKPIPLNRLRAIPYAMDCITCRRAAEREGASGVVAPTEWNRIFDTPEVDPAV
- a CDS encoding adenine phosphoribosyltransferase, with the translated sequence MDLRHHVRDIPDYPKPGILFRDITPLLAHPDALNAAVDEMAKPFLDQKIDVVAAAEARGFIFGTPLAMRLNAGFVPIRKPGKLPFDLHSFAYELEYGTDELQIHVDGIKPGQRVLIVDDLLATGGTVEACLRLLEKCDAEIVGCSFLIHLVALGGEARLSPYHIHSVLEYGGDDAEDELSIQNRPPGPSV
- a CDS encoding glycosyltransferase family 2 protein, whose translation is MTTTFQPSVEKYLAAPEDLDQALTTREETLNPDEILRRIDDTLGLIAEANQIASGASPVKQIDVSVIVPIHNCREFIPEVIDRIEEVMPPATETILVDDGSVDGSWHYLRGLPLRPNRTILRRLRHHGRGSTIRMALRHTRGHVVAIQDADMAYDPADLLGAIWPILEEQADVVYGSRSMRRGGSHQNNLRGGLGNRMCRIVNRCLTSCSNMTTGLHLSDLETGHKVFLGDLIRSLPLTETGPGIDAEITAKVAKSALTIMEVPTHYNADLRAPEYSRNARTAMTTLRSLIAHRNGR